A genomic segment from Halobellus litoreus encodes:
- a CDS encoding MBL fold metallo-hydrolase, whose amino-acid sequence MNPEDFPTPEADVDSVSPDALKDRIDAGEDVTLLDTRMQSDYEEWHIDDDNVTSINLPYFHFLEDDIDDDVLEQVPDDRELTVLCAKGGASEFVAGALKARGYDVNHLENGMNGWAEIYERVEVTDYDGSGTLYQYQRPSSGCLGYLLVDDGDAAIVDPLRAFTDRYLDDAAELDAELTYALDTHIHADHISGVRDLDAEGVEGVIPAAAVDRGVTYADELTTAEDGDTFQVGEATVETVYTPGHTTGMTSYLLDESLLATGDGLFIESVARPDLEEGDEGAPDAARMLYESLQERVLPLPDETLVGGAHFSDAAEPAEDGTYTAPIGDLVEEMDALSMDEDDFVEVILADMPPRPANYEQIIATNLGQNVVDDEEAFTLELGPNNCAASQESLAGD is encoded by the coding sequence ATGAATCCCGAAGACTTCCCGACGCCGGAGGCGGACGTCGACTCCGTCTCTCCCGACGCGCTGAAGGACCGCATCGACGCCGGCGAGGACGTCACGCTTCTCGACACGCGAATGCAGTCCGATTACGAGGAGTGGCACATCGACGACGACAACGTCACTTCGATCAACCTTCCGTATTTCCACTTTTTGGAGGACGACATCGACGACGACGTCCTCGAACAAGTGCCCGACGACCGCGAACTCACGGTCCTCTGTGCGAAGGGCGGCGCCAGCGAGTTCGTCGCCGGCGCGCTCAAGGCTCGCGGCTACGACGTCAACCACCTCGAAAACGGCATGAACGGCTGGGCGGAAATCTACGAGCGCGTCGAAGTCACCGACTACGACGGCAGCGGCACGCTGTATCAGTACCAGCGCCCCTCTTCGGGCTGTCTCGGCTACCTCCTCGTCGACGACGGCGACGCCGCCATCGTCGACCCCCTCCGGGCGTTCACCGACCGCTACCTCGACGACGCTGCCGAGTTAGACGCCGAGCTCACGTACGCGCTCGACACCCACATCCACGCCGACCACATTTCGGGCGTGCGCGACCTCGACGCAGAAGGCGTCGAAGGCGTCATCCCCGCCGCGGCGGTCGACCGCGGTGTCACCTACGCCGACGAGTTGACGACCGCCGAAGACGGCGACACCTTCCAGGTTGGCGAGGCGACCGTCGAGACGGTGTACACTCCGGGACACACGACGGGAATGACCTCGTACTTACTCGACGAGAGCCTGCTGGCGACGGGTGACGGTCTCTTCATCGAGAGCGTCGCTCGCCCGGACCTCGAAGAGGGCGACGAGGGCGCGCCCGACGCCGCGCGGATGCTCTACGAGTCCCTGCAGGAACGCGTGCTGCCGTTACCCGACGAGACGCTCGTCGGCGGCGCGCACTTCAGCGACGCGGCGGAACCCGCCGAAGACGGCACGTACACGGCTCCCATCGGCGACTTGGTCGAGGAAATGGACGCGCTCTCGATGGACGAAGACGACTTCGTCGAGGTGATCCTCGCGGACATGCCGCCGCGGCCCGCGAACTACGAGCAGATCATCGCGACGAACCTCGGGCAAAACGTCGTCGACGACGAGGAAGCGTTCACCCTGGAACTCGGCCCGAACAACTGCGCCGCCAGCCAGGAATCCCTCGCCGGTGACTGA